The following DNA comes from Brassica oleracea var. oleracea cultivar TO1000 chromosome C5, BOL, whole genome shotgun sequence.
GAGGCACACTCTTTGAAGGTCGAGAAGGTTTTGTTTCAAGGGAAATCTGATTACCAGGATGTCATTGTTTTCCAGGTAAACACAAACAACACTAAAAAAAAGACTATGACTTTGTCCTAAACTTGCAATCACCTCTCTGTTTTATGAACACTTATCTTTGGTTTGGTATCTTTAGTCAGCGACATATGGTAAAGTTTTGGTTTTGGATGGAGTAATCCAACTCACGGAGAGAGACGAATGCGCCTATCAGGAAATGATCACTCATCTTCCTTTGTGCTCTATCCCTAACCCAAAGAAGGTTAACTACTCAAAAGACTATTGCTTTCTTTATTACATCTATTCGGAGTTATGTAAAGACTATTGCTTTGGAATGTTAATGAAAGTTTAGGAAGCTCAGATTTTTTTCTTCTTCTCCGGTAAAGTAGGGTGATTAAATCATTACTTGTGGAGAAATAGAGTAAAGCCAGAATTCAATTTTAATCAGATATGAGATTTATAGAATGATTACATTTACATAGTGGTGATAGTAGTGTCCACTAGAGAAAAAGGTAGATGATGAACATTTTTTATAGCTTTTTTTTTTTTTGCTGTACAAACATTGGTTATGGCCTCTTGAGGATAAAGGTACATTGTCACACGTTCTCTTCTGGCAGAGTTAGAGAACTCAAGTTTACTTTATTGGGTAATATTAATAATAAGAAAGGAAAATGCTTTTAACTAGCTTGATTGATTATCATCTAGCTTGTTGTTTGAGATTGCTTGAGAAAAGGTGGATAAAGTTTCTTTGGGTAATGTAAACAAGTTGAGGTTATGGTTTAGTGGAGCGGCTTAGAATGCTGTTTATGCTTTTAGCCCTAGAGTGTATCTGATCAGTGCCCTTCTTGTTCTTTCCATAGGTGCTGGTCATTGGAGGAGGAGATGGAGGTGTCCTGAGGGAAGCTGCACGCCATGCTTCTGTTGAGCAGATTGATATGTGTGAAATTGATAAAATGGTGGTCGACGTGAGTACTAGTTACATACTTTTTACCTTTCCTCCATCTCTATCTAGATGAATGCTTTGTTATCAGAGTATATATATATGTCTAATTTCTTTCCTCTTTCTTTGAATCTTTAAGGTCTCTAAGCAGTTTTTCCCTAATGTAGCAATTGGATTCGAGGATCCTCGCGTTAACCTCGTCATTGGCGATGGTACACACTGCTGCTTTCATCTCTCTGTAATTGTCCTTTCTAGAATTCATGGTTGGGTGGGTTGTTAATGCAGGTGTTGCTTTCTTGAAGAATGCTGCTGAAGGATCATACGATGCAGTTATTGTTGACTCATCAGATCCAATTGGTACCATCAAACTTTTCATTCAGCAATAAGATTAACCCTTGATGTAAGCAGCCTTTGATTTTGACAATGCGTGATTGGTGTGTGTCAGGTCCAGCAAAGGAGCTGTTTGAGAAGCCCTTCTTCCAATCTGTGGCTAGAGCTCTTCGACCTGGTGGAGTTGTGTGCACTCAAGCTGAAAGCTTGTGGCTTCACATGGACATCATCGAAGACATTGTTTACAATTGCCGTGAGATCTTCAAGGGTTCTGTGAACTACGCGTGGACCAGTGTTCCAACATACCCGAGGCATGTTTCATTACCTTTGAACATTCAATCTCAGTCTCTATTTTGGTGATTACATAACTTTAACCTGAATGTGTATCATTTGACGGTTGTTTACTGCAGTGGGGTTATCGGGTTTATGCTCTGTTCAACTGAAGGGCCTGACGTTGACTTCAAGAACCCTGTGAACCCAATTGATGACAGCTCCAGCAAATCAAATGGACCCTTAAAGTTTTACAACGCTGAGGCAAAAACAAAACAAAAACTCTCAATATACCATTTCATGCGTCTTGACATTCAAAATCTTTAACTTATATTCCCATTTCTTCTGTGTTTCAGATTCATTCAGCTGCGTTCTGCTTGCCTTCTTTCGCCAAGAAGGTAATAGAGTCAAAAGCTAATTGAAAAGGGAAACAAGTCATCTGGGGGATTGTTGCATTTATCAAAATAAAACATTTTCACAGTTTTTAGACTGTTACTTTTTGTTTTAAGCATGTTTTTCTGTGACACTACTGCATGTTTAAGCTGGAAAACCTTTCTCCCTTTTGCCATTTATATAAAGACTGAAACCTTTGAATTGATCTCAGCCAAACTCTGTTAAGTAGCCCAAAGTTCAGTTTGTTATACATCAGCCTTCTTCCTCAGAGACATAGTCTTACAATCATGTTAACACACAACACACGTCAACCATTTACGCACATTCCCAACACAAATCAGACTTGCATAGAGAGCAGTGTACATCACTCCCTTCCCATTCAAACTAAATTAATGATCTTCGTACTTCATTGTCGTTGACTCTTTGACTTTGTCTACAAGTCACTGTATGTAATGTTTGAATGGTCGTTAGGGCTTATCACTGTAATTATCTATCAAATGAAAGACTTCTGATTTGGTCCTCAAGGTTCAAAGTTATATTAGAAATTTGATTTTAGAACTATTAAATTACTTGGCCAAACTATGAACATTAACAATAGATTAAAATGTAATGTAGCAAACTCCAATGTAACTACTTTTCTTATTGTCGGATACAAGTAAAGCAAAACGTGTGCCAAAAGCAAAAACAAATCTCTTATGTAGCAAAACCCTTAGCTTTTGATCCAATCTCCACATCATCCTTCTTCTCCAAAACCCTAGCTCTACAATCATAGTAACTTACAACACAAGCCACCCATTTAACCACATTCCCAACACAAATCAAACCCACATAGAGACCAGTATACAAAACTCCATTTCCACTCGAGCTCAAACTCAAACTACATCTGGAGTATAAACACGGCATCCTCGTCGCAATAGCAAAGACCAAGAACATCAACATCATCAAGAGATCACGTTTCTCATGTCCCCTTCCATACCAATACGAAAGAGACAGAGCATTTGTTCCATAGATGCC
Coding sequences within:
- the LOC106296010 gene encoding spermidine synthase 1; protein product: MDAKEASATDLKRPREEDDAAAAASMETENGDQTKEPACFSSVIPGWFSEMSPMWPGEAHSLKVEKVLFQGKSDYQDVIVFQSATYGKVLVLDGVIQLTERDECAYQEMITHLPLCSIPNPKKVLVIGGGDGGVLREAARHASVEQIDMCEIDKMVVDVSKQFFPNVAIGFEDPRVNLVIGDGVAFLKNAAEGSYDAVIVDSSDPIGPAKELFEKPFFQSVARALRPGGVVCTQAESLWLHMDIIEDIVYNCREIFKGSVNYAWTSVPTYPSGVIGFMLCSTEGPDVDFKNPVNPIDDSSSKSNGPLKFYNAEIHSAAFCLPSFAKKVIESKAN